The genomic window GATGATTCTATATATTAAAAAGCTTTTGTCAATAGAGAATTCAAACTTATCAGGCTCTGTCAGGCCAAAATTCTCTTGAGTTTACCTGTATTAAATGATAGCTTTCAGAGAAACTGGGAATATGTTGAAATGTCAGGTTATATTATAGTTATATTTGCTTTTTTATTTCTTTTGATATTAGCTCTTTTATTTAAAGATAGAAAGCAATCGTCTGATCTACTTATACACCAGGGGATAAATGATCTAAGAGAACAAGTTAGTAAAAGTCTCTCAGATAATAGTCAGGTCCTCAATCAGCAGATGTCCCTGATAGTTGGCCAGATAAATACACAGCTGCAGAATAACATAAAAATGCTTGAAACAGCCAATAAGAGCTTTTCCGACAAACTGGAAGGCACAACCAAGGTAGTTGGAGATGTGCAGAATCGGCTTACGCAATTAGCAGAAGCAAATAAAAGGATATATGATATTGGGAAAGATATATCTTCTTTGCAGGAAATACTCAGAGCGCCAAAGCTAAGAGGAGGCCTTGGCGAGTTCTTATTGGGAGACCTTCTCTCTCAGATTATGTCCCCGGAGCACTATGAACTTCAGTATACTTTCAAGGATGGGCAACGGGTTGATGCTGTTATTAAATTAGCTCACCAAATGGTGCCGATTGATGCAAAATTCCCTTTGGAAAATTTTAAGAAACTAATTAGTGCAGAAGACGATATGGAGAAATCACAAATAAGAAAGGCATTTGTAACCGATATTAAAAAGCATATTGATAGTATTGCATCAAAATACATACTGCCTGACGAAGGTACATTTGATTTTGCTTTTATGTATGTTCCCGCAGAGAACGTATATTATGAAACTATAATAAAGGATGATAATCTGGGAGAAGAAAAAAGTATTTGCAGCTACGCGTTGCGCAAAAAGGTAATTCCTGTGTCTCCAAACAGCTTCTATGCATATTTGCAGGCAATTTTGTTGGGGTTAAGAGGCATGAGAATAGAAAAAAGCGCGCAAACTATAATAAGCAACCTTTCCCGACTGCACGGTGACCTGGCAAGGTTTTATGAGGAATTTTCAAAGATAGGCATTCATCTAGTTCACTCAAAATCCTCCTATGAATCTGCGGAACGAAGACTGGAAAAATTCACAAATAAGCTGGAGAATATTGCCTTATCTGATAAAAAATCTATTACGGCTGGTAAAGAATGACAAATCTTGTTTTTATGGGAACACCTGATTTTGCCCTGCCCAGTCTTAAGGCGCTTATACAAGCTAAGCATAATGTGATATGCGTTGTTGCACAGCCTGACAGGCCAAAAGGCAGGCAAAGAGGGGTGATGGCTCCTCCTGTAAAATTATGTGCACAAGAGCACAACATTAAGATTCTTCAGCCAGAGACAATAACAGATGTATTAGTAAAGAGCCTCCAAGCACTCAGTCCTGAGCTCATAGTTGTTGTAGCTTATGGCAAAATACTCCCTAAACAAATTCTGGATATTCCACGCTTGGGTTGTATAAATGCACATGCGTCTTTATTGCCCAAATATAGAGGCGCAGCTCCAATACAAAGAGCATTGCTTAATAGCGAAAAACAAACAGGTGTAACAATAATGTTTATGAATGAAAGAATGGATGCTGGCGATATTTTGCTTCAAGAAAAAATAATGATTAGCCCTTCAGATAACCTGGAAACTCTCCATGATAGATTAAGCAAACTGTCAGCAAAATTATTAGTTAAAGCTATAGCGCAAATAGAGCAAGGCACTTGTTCCAGAATCCCTCAAAATCATGCAGAGGCAACATATGCTCCAATGCTCAAGAAATCCGACGGGCTCATAGATTGGACCAGACCTGCAAAAGAAATTCATAATATGACAAGAGCTATGAATCCGTGGCCAAGTACTTACACATTCCTAAACATATCTGGCAAAAAGAAAATGCTAAAAATATTCAAAACAGAAGTTTATGACACATCCGCATACAGCAAAGGGAAAACAGGTGTTTTACTGGATATATTGAAGAGTAAAGGTGGACTTGTAGGCACAGGCAAGGGACAGCTTCTGCTCAAAGAGGTGCAGCTTGAAGGCAGTAGAAAAGTATCTTTCGAAGAATTTATCAGAGGCCATCCGATTAAGAAAGGGTTCAGGTTCTGATAGATGAACTCAGGTGTGTAATAGATTCGAAATATGCGGTGCGTGGGAACATGTCCACGAGTCCCGTGTCTATAAGTCGATAGCTATGGCTGGTCAGAAACTTCACGTCACGCGCCATCGTGTCTGCCGCGCATGACACATAAATAATATCGCGAGGTTTCTTTCTGCTCAAAATCTCGACTACCCGTTTCTCCAATCCGGCACGCGGCGGATCAAGTATTATCACCGTGTCCTTGACATCAATCTTGTCCAGCGCTTCTTCCAGTAGATCTTCCGCGTAACCATGCCGAAACACTGCCGAAGTAAGATCCAGGGTTCGCCCGTTGCGTATTGCCGCGTTGATTGCGCGCTTGTCTGTATCTATACCCAGCACTGCTTTTACTCCGACCTTTGCCGCGGTGAACGCAAAAGTGCCCACTCCGCAGTAGAGGTCTATCACAGTCTTGGGTTCAGTACGATTCAGTATTTCGGACAAACTGTCGAAAAGTGCCTCTGTTACCTGTGGGTTCGTCTGGAAGAAACTTTTTGTTGGAACGCTGACATTGCCAAGTGGCGTTTTCTCAATCAGTCTCGGACTGGGAGGTACGATGCGATTGGTCCAATATACGGCGCCATCATGCTCCGTGTACCTGAGACTGACCGATGTATCGTGCCCGAACGATGAATCCTTTCGTAGTTCTGTCAGAAGATTGTTAAGAGGGTCCATTGCCAACGGGCAATTCGGGACATCAAGAACGGTCTTGTTGTCCTTCATGTAGTATCCAAAAGCCCTGCCATCTCCCCGCCCTTTAACATGCATGGAGATCTTGTTCCTGTATCCGAGCGCGGATGGGCACCGTACCGGCTCCCTGCAGGTCACTTCGGAACATCCACCCACGTGTTCAAGAAGGTTCACAAGTTGCTTCTGCTTTAATTCTATCTCCGCGTCATGCTCCATATGCTGGTAACAACATCCCTCGCATTTCTTGGCAAACTCACAAGACGGCACGACACGCGAGGACGATTCCTCCAGTACCTCCACAAGGTCGGCCTCGGCACAGTTCTTCCTTTGCTTCCTGATTCTTGCCCGCACCAGTTCACCCGGGAGCACACCGTCAACAAAGTAGACCATGCCATCCAGCCGCGCCAGGCCACGTCCGCGATAAACCACATCTTGGATTCTCAGTTTAATTGTATCTTTATTATTCATTAGAACACAGGTATTGGGGAAAGGTAGGTAATTCGCATTTGAACGATGAATATATGGGATACATAATTTCTTTATAAAACCATCTGGAGTATAGCAAAGTTTTATTGATTTAGCGAAATAATTCTCGTTAACTTCTCTGAAGAATAGAATCAATTTTTCTGTTAACGCTTTCATTTCTTGAAACGTAAACCAAAATGTGCTAAAAGAGCATTTAAATAGGAGAAATTTGGCACAATGATAAAAATAGCGCCTTCAATCCTTTCTGCGGATTTTTCAAGGCTTGGGCAAGAGGTGTGTAGAGCTGAGGGGGCAGGAGCAGATCTTATACATATTGATGTTATGGATGGACATTTTGTTCCTAATATAACAATAGGTCCAGTAGTAGTAAAATCTATAAGAAGCAAGATTAACATTCCGCTTGACGTGCATTTGATGATTGAAAATCCAGACAAATACATAGATGCTTTTGCAGAAGCAGGTGCAGATATTATAACTGTTCATGTTGAGGCATGTGAGCATTTACATAAGACTTTTGATCATATACGCAAATTCTCCAAGACGGTCGGAGTTTCACTTAACCCTTCTACGCCTATTGTGCGTATAGAACACATTCTAAAACAGGTTGACATGGTTCTCATTATGACTGTTAATCCGGGATTTAGCGGTCAGAAATTCATCAGATCTGTTCTGCCAAAGATAAAAGAGCTTAAGCAAATGATAGATAATGCAGAGTTACCTATTGATATAGAGGTAGATGGCGGGATAGACGAAGCCACAGCAGCAGATGTTGTAAAAGCAGGTGCTAACATATTGGTTGCTGGAACAGCTGTGTTTAAAGCGACTGATATAAAAGAGGCAATTGCAAAATTGCGGGGTAAGGGGAATAGTAATGCTTGAAATAATATCAGAAAAGTTTCAGAACATATTTCGCAATCTTAGAAAGCCGGGCAGGCTTACAGATGATAACATAAAGGCTGCATTACGGGAGGTGCAACTTGTTCTTCTGGAAGCTGATGTTAATTATAAGGTTGTTAAAGAGTTTATTGGAAATATTAGTGAAAAAGCAGTTGGACAGCAGGTACTTAGAAGCCTTCAACCAGGGCAGCAGGTTATAAAAGTAGTACATGAAGAACTGATCAACCTTTTAGGCAAATCAGCTTGCGGCGTAAATATGGCAAAAGGGCAGCCTACGGTTATAATGGTAGTTGGCCTTCAGGGAGGGGGCAAAACAACAACAGTTGGTAAACTTGCAAAATATTTTGCAAAACAGAATTATCAGTGCCTTCTGGCAGCAGCAGATATATACAGGCCTGCTGCAGTGAAACAGCTGGAAGTTCTTGGCAGCCAGTTGAATATACCTGTTTTTTCAGGGCACAATGATCCTGTAAAAATTGCAACTGATTCTGTTAAGCTTGGTTCCAGAGACAACAAGGATGTTGTTATTATTGATACAGCAGGCAGGCTTCATATTGACCAGACTCTAATGAAAGAGCTGGTAGATATGAAAAAGGCTACAGGAGCACATGAAGTTCTACTGGTAGCAGATGCTATGATAGGCCAGGATGCAGTGAATATAGCAAGGGAATATCAGAATATTCTGGGAATAGATGGCGTAATTCTTACAAAGATGGATGGAGATGCTAGAGGCGGCGCAGTAATATCTATATGTGCTGTTACAGGTAAGCCTGTGAAATTTATTGGAAATGGCGAGAAACTAGATAATTTAGAATTATTTTATCCGGATAGAATGGCATCCAGGATACTGGGAATGGGGGATATTCTTAGCTTAATTGATAAGGCGGAATTCAAGGATAAAGCTGAACAGGAAAAAACGCTAGAGAAGAAAATGAGAAAAGAAACCTTAACTTTAGAGGATTTTCTTGATCAGCTTAAGCAAATGAGAAAACTTGGGTCAATGCAGGAAATTCTGCAAATGCTTCCTGCGCAGGGTCAATTTAAAAATTTAAAGGTTGATGAGGGAACTATAAAGAAACAGGAAGCAATTATTAATTCAATGACAAAAGAGGAGAGAAAGAGTATAGAGATAATTAATGGACAAAGACGGAAACGTATAGCTCAAGGAAGCGGGACAAGTATTCAGGACGTTAATTCACTTATAAAGAATTTTATTGCATCAAGAAAAATGCTTAAAGGACTGATGAAGCAAGGAGGGGCTCTGGGCAGAAAAGGCCTGTTCCCCGGAATGGCCTAGAAACTACAAAAGGAGATTAAAATGCCGGTTAGAATCAGACTAAGAAGAGTAGGAGCAAAGAAGAAACCTTACTACAGGATAGTTGCTGTTGATTCCAGAGTGTCTACCAGGGGAAAGATTTTGGAATTGTTAGGACATTATGGGCCGATAGAGAATCCTAAAAAGGTAGATATTGATATTGAAAAGGTAGATATGTGGATAAAGAAAGGGGCGCAGCTTTCTGATACAGTAAGAGGTATATTGAGTAGAGTTAAGAAATCCCAGGAGCAGGGAAAAGTGGAGAAGAAACCTGTTGAAGAAGGTAAAAGTAAAGAAGAAGGTAAAGAGAAAGTGCAAAAAGGCAAAGCTACGCGTAAGATAACGTCCAGTACCAAAGTAGTACAGGGTAAGAAGGGTAGTAAAGGCAA from bacterium includes these protein-coding regions:
- the ffh gene encoding signal recognition particle protein: MLEIISEKFQNIFRNLRKPGRLTDDNIKAALREVQLVLLEADVNYKVVKEFIGNISEKAVGQQVLRSLQPGQQVIKVVHEELINLLGKSACGVNMAKGQPTVIMVVGLQGGGKTTTVGKLAKYFAKQNYQCLLAAADIYRPAAVKQLEVLGSQLNIPVFSGHNDPVKIATDSVKLGSRDNKDVVIIDTAGRLHIDQTLMKELVDMKKATGAHEVLLVADAMIGQDAVNIAREYQNILGIDGVILTKMDGDARGGAVISICAVTGKPVKFIGNGEKLDNLELFYPDRMASRILGMGDILSLIDKAEFKDKAEQEKTLEKKMRKETLTLEDFLDQLKQMRKLGSMQEILQMLPAQGQFKNLKVDEGTIKKQEAIINSMTKEERKSIEIINGQRRKRIAQGSGTSIQDVNSLIKNFIASRKMLKGLMKQGGALGRKGLFPGMA
- a CDS encoding class I SAM-dependent RNA methyltransferase: MKALTEKLILFFREVNENYFAKSIKLCYTPDGFIKKLCIPYIHRSNANYLPFPNTCVLMNNKDTIKLRIQDVVYRGRGLARLDGMVYFVDGVLPGELVRARIRKQRKNCAEADLVEVLEESSSRVVPSCEFAKKCEGCCYQHMEHDAEIELKQKQLVNLLEHVGGCSEVTCREPVRCPSALGYRNKISMHVKGRGDGRAFGYYMKDNKTVLDVPNCPLAMDPLNNLLTELRKDSSFGHDTSVSLRYTEHDGAVYWTNRIVPPSPRLIEKTPLGNVSVPTKSFFQTNPQVTEALFDSLSEILNRTEPKTVIDLYCGVGTFAFTAAKVGVKAVLGIDTDKRAINAAIRNGRTLDLTSAVFRHGYAEDLLEEALDKIDVKDTVIILDPPRAGLEKRVVEILSRKKPRDIIYVSCAADTMARDVKFLTSHSYRLIDTGLVDMFPRTAYFESITHLSSSIRT
- a CDS encoding ribulose-phosphate 3-epimerase, whose translation is MIKIAPSILSADFSRLGQEVCRAEGAGADLIHIDVMDGHFVPNITIGPVVVKSIRSKINIPLDVHLMIENPDKYIDAFAEAGADIITVHVEACEHLHKTFDHIRKFSKTVGVSLNPSTPIVRIEHILKQVDMVLIMTVNPGFSGQKFIRSVLPKIKELKQMIDNAELPIDIEVDGGIDEATAADVVKAGANILVAGTAVFKATDIKEAIAKLRGKGNSNA
- the rpsP gene encoding 30S ribosomal protein S16 — encoded protein: MPVRIRLRRVGAKKKPYYRIVAVDSRVSTRGKILELLGHYGPIENPKKVDIDIEKVDMWIKKGAQLSDTVRGILSRVKKSQEQGKVEKKPVEEGKSKEEGKEKVQKGKATRKITSSTKVVQGKKGSKGKQIQRKSKKKLARAH
- a CDS encoding DNA recombination protein RmuC, whose amino-acid sequence is MSGYIIVIFAFLFLLILALLFKDRKQSSDLLIHQGINDLREQVSKSLSDNSQVLNQQMSLIVGQINTQLQNNIKMLETANKSFSDKLEGTTKVVGDVQNRLTQLAEANKRIYDIGKDISSLQEILRAPKLRGGLGEFLLGDLLSQIMSPEHYELQYTFKDGQRVDAVIKLAHQMVPIDAKFPLENFKKLISAEDDMEKSQIRKAFVTDIKKHIDSIASKYILPDEGTFDFAFMYVPAENVYYETIIKDDNLGEEKSICSYALRKKVIPVSPNSFYAYLQAILLGLRGMRIEKSAQTIISNLSRLHGDLARFYEEFSKIGIHLVHSKSSYESAERRLEKFTNKLENIALSDKKSITAGKE
- the fmt gene encoding methionyl-tRNA formyltransferase, which codes for MTNLVFMGTPDFALPSLKALIQAKHNVICVVAQPDRPKGRQRGVMAPPVKLCAQEHNIKILQPETITDVLVKSLQALSPELIVVVAYGKILPKQILDIPRLGCINAHASLLPKYRGAAPIQRALLNSEKQTGVTIMFMNERMDAGDILLQEKIMISPSDNLETLHDRLSKLSAKLLVKAIAQIEQGTCSRIPQNHAEATYAPMLKKSDGLIDWTRPAKEIHNMTRAMNPWPSTYTFLNISGKKKMLKIFKTEVYDTSAYSKGKTGVLLDILKSKGGLVGTGKGQLLLKEVQLEGSRKVSFEEFIRGHPIKKGFRF